One window of the Strix uralensis isolate ZFMK-TIS-50842 chromosome 3, bStrUra1, whole genome shotgun sequence genome contains the following:
- the NRXN1 gene encoding neurexin-1 isoform X34, translating to MDMRWHCENSQTTDDILVASAECPSDDEDIDPCEPSSGGLANPTRAGGGREYPGSSEVIRESSSTTGMVVGIVAAAALCILILLYAMYKYRNRDEGSYHVDESRNYISNSAQSNGAVIKEKQPNSAKSSNKNKKNKDKEYYV from the exons accACAGATGACATCCTGGTGGCCTCGGCTGAATGTCCTAGCGATGATGAGGACATCGATCCCTGTGAGCCGAGCTCAGGTGGGTTAG CAAATCCtaccagggcaggaggaggaagggagtaCCCTGGCTCGTCCGAGGTGATTCGTGAATCCAGCAGCACAACAGGCATGGTAGTTGGGATCGTGGCAGCAGCGGCGCTGTGTATCCTCATTCTCCTGTATGCTATGTACAAGTACAGGAATCGAGACGAAGGATCGTATCATGTAGATGAGAGTCGAAACTACATCAGTAACTCAGCACAATCCAATGGGGCTGTGATCAAGGAAAAACAGCCCAACAGCGCTAAAAGTTccaacaaaaacaagaaaaataaggatAAGGAGTACTATGTCTGA
- the NRXN1 gene encoding neurexin-1 isoform X35, with amino-acid sequence MDMRWHCENSQTTDDILVASAECPSDDEDIDPCEPSSANPTRAGGGREYPGSSEVIRESSSTTGMVVGIVAAAALCILILLYAMYKYRNRDEGSYHVDESRNYISNSAQSNGAVIKEKQPNSAKSSNKNKKNKDKEYYV; translated from the exons accACAGATGACATCCTGGTGGCCTCGGCTGAATGTCCTAGCGATGATGAGGACATCGATCCCTGTGAGCCGAGCTCAG CAAATCCtaccagggcaggaggaggaagggagtaCCCTGGCTCGTCCGAGGTGATTCGTGAATCCAGCAGCACAACAGGCATGGTAGTTGGGATCGTGGCAGCAGCGGCGCTGTGTATCCTCATTCTCCTGTATGCTATGTACAAGTACAGGAATCGAGACGAAGGATCGTATCATGTAGATGAGAGTCGAAACTACATCAGTAACTCAGCACAATCCAATGGGGCTGTGATCAAGGAAAAACAGCCCAACAGCGCTAAAAGTTccaacaaaaacaagaaaaataaggatAAGGAGTACTATGTCTGA